One Spinacia oleracea cultivar Varoflay chromosome 4, BTI_SOV_V1, whole genome shotgun sequence DNA segment encodes these proteins:
- the LOC110805938 gene encoding uncharacterized protein isoform X2, with protein MVERFFNGSSTTSVTTVSGHPQGGCCFSSDLITLLSGTPSCGKTSLLFQYAMNMAAHCQSPSLGYVVFICNRGRLETKPPFLSQGIDASSHIFQRIQIKYVDDFDDEGIKKYFAAFHLLHSFPSAVIIDDFGDFFLESKCQQRYNNPRGRDLAMVRVLALCHSAVIHANKTTSCQLLLSDTHHGEFPRLFIYTRWISSIFTIQGR; from the exons ATGGTAGAGAGATTCTTTAATGGAAGTAGCACCACCTCTGTCACTACTGTTTCCGGACACCCCCAAGGAGGCTGCTGCTTTTCATCTGATCTAATTACACTACTCTCTGGCACTCCATCCTG CGGAAAGACATCGTTGTTATTTCAGTACGCCATGAACATGGCAGCTCACTGTCAGTCCCCATCACTGGGTTACGTTGTCTTCATCTGCAATCGCGGCCGTCTTGAAACCAAACCTCCTTTCCTTTCTCAG GGTATTGATGCTTCCTCCCATATCTTTCAGCGAATTCAAATCAA GTATGTAGACGATTTTGATGATGAAGGCATCAAGAAATATTTTGCTGCCTTCCACCTTCTTCATTCTTTTCCCAGTGCTGTTATTATCGATGATTTTGGTGACTTCTTTCTTGAAAG CAAGTGTCAACAGAGGTATAATAATCCCCGTGGAAGGGACTTAGCCATGGTTCGAGTTCTAGCCCTTTGTCATAGTGCAGTCATCCATGCCAA TAAAACGACATCTTGTCAGCTTTTGCTCTCTGATACGCACCATGGCGAATTTCCCAGGCTATTCATTTACACGAGATGGATTTCATCTATCTTCACCATCCAAGGTAG